A single window of Lutzomyia longipalpis isolate SR_M1_2022 chromosome 1, ASM2433408v1 DNA harbors:
- the LOC129785842 gene encoding shootin-1: MHVSDNMEGSIYSNRKSGIPKPTKFRSSQCTSPVENGNSSFLYGSVNHLPGSLTKSNSSSPSPTEEMSRSRWNLSSRSTDYLQKIVELERQNQKMSEENVKFKAQIASLGSQLSDTKGLFEKEQMTRKTFEAIQNEQKQIIKTLKANVAKRDAEFQQLMEKNGKIRTKLNELLPEENFFEDSDHAILNGTSDSLPEPSIADCMEKMVNEIGKLKAYISKIELQQYETDEKISDLIENKLQLERENAALKVENANMTTLAKLVTENMQESLDTSKKMEYTIRQMRAEKDKLLKGSQRDIPDMVYPPPRKSLPQNNVVQIRPEPERPIPVPPKRITEMHESKVAGEGDGGDDVKECDRADELPEDVIERIRMLEIKLEIAERELTHALSRAEQAETALEELKKKESDSMVHNPPPPPPIPPPLPLPLTMTNTPRVNSVVKIKSLRDGIIERNDSRVARAPASKQNLGQSTGMDALISELRDGRVTLRRRRPTDTGNPALKELFDTLERVQKQNRSSKTLMEINQKELRNMTRTTSERF, encoded by the exons ATGCATGTGTCGGACAATATGGAAGGAAGTATTTACAGCAACCGCAAGAGTGGCATACCGAAGCCCACAAAGTTCAGAAGCTCTCAATGTACGTCCCCAGTGGAGAACGGAAATAGCAGTTTCCTCTACGGAAGCGTCAACCACTTGCCAGGTAGTCTAACCAAAAGCAATTCATCATCACCCAGCCCCACGGAAGAAATGAGTCGCTCCCGATGGAATTTGTCCAGCAGAAGTACAGATT ATTTGCAAAAGATTGTGGAGTTGGAGAGacaaaatcagaaaatgtccgAAGAGAATGTCAAGTTCAAGGCACAAATTGCAAGTCTCGGTAGTCAATTAAGTGACACAAAGGGACTCTTTGAGAAGGAACAAATGACAAGGAAGACCTTCGAAGCCATCCAGAATGAACAAAAACAGATTATTAAAAC TTTGAAAGCAAACGTCGCGAAAAGAGACGCGGAATTCCAACAGTTAATGGAGAAGAACGGGAAAATTCGCACAAAACTCAACGAACTTCTGCCTGAGGAGAACTTTTTCGAGGACAGTGATCACGCAATTCTCAATGGCACGTCCGATAGCTTGCCAGAACCATCAATTGCTGATTGCATGGAAAAGATGGTGAATGAAATTGGCAAATTAAAGGCCTACATTAGCAAAATAGAACTCCAACAGTACGAGACTGATGAGAAAATCTcagatttaattgaaaat AAATTGCAgcttgagagagaaaatgccgCACTGAAGgtggaaaatgcaaatatgACAACGCTCGCGAAGCTTGTTACGGAAAATATGCAAGAAAGTCTTGACACAAGCAAAAa aatGGAATACACAATTCGTCAAATGAGAGCGGAGAAGGATAAATTGCTGAAGGGCTCGCAGCGAGATATTCCTGATATGGTTTATCCACCACCCCGAAAATCCCTGCCGCAGAACAATGTCGTTCAAATCCGCCCCGAACCAGAGCGACCCATCCCCGTGCCACCGAAGAGAATCACAGAAATG CATGAAAGCAAGGTAGCTGGGGAAGGTGATGGAGGCGATGATGTAAAAGAATGTGATAGAGCAGATGAACTCCCTGAGGATGTTATTGAGAGAATTCGTATGCTTGAGATTAAGCTCGAAATTGCCGAGAGGGAGCTTACTCATGCACTCAGTCGCGCTGAGCAAGCTGAGACGGCTCTGGAGGagctgaagaagaaggaatCTGACTCCATGGTACACAACCCACCACCCCCACCTCCCATCCCACCCCCACTGCCGCTACCACTAACCATGACTAATACACCGAGAGTGAatagtgtggtgaaaataaaGTCCCTCCGTGATGGCattattgaaagaaatgacTCAAGGGTGGCAAGGGCCCCAGCATCCAAGCAGAATCTGGGACAATCAACAG GTATGGATGCTCTAATTTCGGAACTGAGAGACGGTAGGGTGACGCTGAGAAGACGACGACCAACAGATACTGGAAATCCCGCATTAAAGGAACTCTTTGACACACTCGAGAGGGTTCAAAAACAAAATCGTAGCTCTAAAACATTAATGGAAATCAATCAGAAAGAATTGAGGAATATGACACGTACAACGAGTGAAAGATTCTAA